The window ATGTGCGAATGAGCTGGGGCTTGATGATTCACACGACCGAATCGGCGGGCTACCTGCTGCAAGTAACCGAATACTGGTGGCTGATATTCCCCGCGAGCCTTTCGATTACGCTGCTATGCTCGTCGTTCTATCTCGTCGGGCGCTCGCTTGACGAAGTGGTCAACCCAAGGTTAAGGCGCACATGACGCAGACAGCGAATCAGCCGCACAACGACAATAGCGACGACCGCAACACCGGCAGCCGCGCGCTCTTGCAAGTGGAAGACTTGACCATGAGCTACTACACGCGGCAGGGAGAAGTGCGAGCTGTGGACGGCGTGTCGTTCTCGGTAGAACGCGGGCAGGGGTTCGGGCTCGTCGGAGAATCGGGCTGCGGCAAGTCGTCCATCGCGCTCAGCCTGCTGAAGATACTGCCGGAGAGCGCCCGAATATCGGCAGGCAGCATAGTGCTAGACGGACTTGACCTTGTGCCGCTGTCCGAAGACGAAATGCGCGAATACCGATGGGCGCGCGTGTCGATGGTCTTTCAGGCGGCGATGAACTCACTCGATCCCGTGTACCGCGTCGGCGAACAGATAATCGAGGCGCTGGAGTATCATGTCGAATCCGCGCCTGCCGCGTCCGTAGAGCGCGTGCGCGAACTGTACGACCTAGTAAACCTCGACACGGCATTCATCCCGCGATACCCGCACGAATACAGCGGCGGCATGAAGCAGCGCGCGATAATCGCGATGGCGCTCGCCTGCGAACCGGACTTAATCATCGCCGATGAGCCGACGACGGCGCTCGATGTCATCGTGCAAGACCGTATCCTGCGCGAGATGAAGAACGTGCAGCGCGAGTTGGATATGGGGATGATTTACATATCGCACGACATGGCGGTGATCGCCGAAGTGAGTGATGTGGTCGGGGTGATGTACGCGGGCAAGATAGTGGAGTTCGGCAGCGTATCCGAAATCTTCAACACGCCTATCCACCCATACACGCGCGCGCTGATGTCGGCATTCCCCAGCGTAACCGGCGAAAAGCGCGAACTGGCAACGCTCAGCGGCGAGCCGCCAAACCTGCTCGATCCGCCGTCCGGCTGCCGCTTTCACCCGCGCTGCCTATACGCAACCGAAGAGTGTGCAACGACTGCGCCGCCGCTAGTGCAAGTGGACGAGCACTGGGCATACTGCTGGAATCCGCCGGGAGATTAGCGACCTGCAAGCAAACGCAGACAGTCCATTACGGCGACAAGCATTGCATCAGTCTCAAGGCATACACTATCCGGCAAAAGACGGCAAGCGAAATATGACAACGCTCCCCCGGAAATCACACAGCAACGACGACAGCGCTCTGTTGAAAGCAGAAGGGCTGACTAAGCTTTTCCCCGTCGAAAGCGGGAACTGGCTCAAGCGCAGCCACAGCTTCGTGCATGCCGTTGACGGGCTGAACTTCGAGCTGGGTAGGGGCGACAGCCTAGGGCTTGTCGGCGAATCCGGCTGCGGCAAGACAACGACCGGCAGACTGTTAGTGCGCCTGACCGACCCGACGGACGGACATATCATCTTCGACGACGGCGCGGGCGAACCAACGGACATCGCCACGCTGTCGGGTAAGGCGCTCAAGGCATTCCGCAGACGAGCGCAGATGATATTCCAAGACCCATACGAGTCCATGAACCCGCGCCGCACAATCTTCGACACAGTAGCGGAGCCGCTCCGGACGCAGGGAATGGGCAATCACATCGATCGCATGGACGCGGTGTCGCATATGCTCGAAATGGTCGGGCTGACGCCTGCGCACGCCTTCCTGTTCCGCCATCCTCATGAACTATCCGGCGGTCAGCGGCAGCGCGTCGCAATCGCGAGGGCGCTCGTCGTAGAGCCTGCGTTCGTCGTCGCGGACGAGCCTACATCAATGCTCGATGTGTCTGTCAGAACGGGCGTCATGCGGCTGATGGAAGACCTCGCAGGCAGGCTCGGCATCAGCTACTTGTACATCACGCACGACTTGGCGGTCGCGCGCTACATGTGCGATCGGATAGCGGTGATGTATCTTGGCAAGATAGTGGAGATTGGAGAGACCGAGAGCGTGCTGCAAAGTCCGCGCCATCCGTACACGCGCGCGCTACTGTCCGCCGTGCCGGTGCCGCAGCCGGGCGTATCGCGCGCTCCGGTGAGCATTAAGAGCGGCGTTTCCGTGCCCATCGACCCACCGCCCCGCTGCCGCTTCTATGACCGCTGCCCAATAGCCGACGACTTCTGCCGCGACAATGTGCACCCGCCGTTGGAAGGCGAAGATGCGCATTTGGCGGCTTGCTATAAGGCGTAACGACTCGTAGCAATTGCCCGAAATTGCCCTTGATGGGATGCCAGAGAATCACGCGGGCAGGCTGAAGTACTTAGCCGCTACCTTGTCCGCGAAGTTCTGCCCCATGATCTTGTAGCCTTTGGCGTTCGGATGCAGGTCGTCGGGAAGCAGGTGCGCTAAATCTGCGTTGAATAGCTCTAGTCCGCTGACATAGTGAAGGTTGCGGTCTCCCCTGCCCTGCATGGCAGAGACTGCTGCTGCGGCTTCCTCTCGCATGTCGTCTAGCGTGAAACCGACGCCGTTTAGCGTATCCTCTCGGCCCGGCGAGTAGATTGACGATATGACCACGAACGGCGTGTCCGGGTGCTTTTCGCGCACGATTTGCACGAAGCCGATGATTGCCGATTGGAATGTGCGCGGGCTAAGGCTGTCCGAGCCGTAGATGTTGATGCCGACCTTCATCGACAGGAAGTCCGCTGGCAAGTCGCGCATCATACGGGCGACCATCGGCTCTAAGTGACAGTTGCCTCCGTAGCCCAAGCAGGTCAGGTTCAGCCCGCGCTCTCGCGCCGCAAATGCGGGCCAAGTGTTGCTGGGGCTGCCCGCCGCGCGACAGTGCGTGATGGAGCTGCCGTATGTTACCCACTTCGGTCGCGTATCATCGTATGGGCGGATACTCGCGCCGTCGGATATTGTGAGTGAGCGCAGCTTAAACTCAGCGTGCTGCGGCAACCAAAGTTCGAGAAGCTTGTCGCCTACCGTCAAACCATCGAAGCGGAACTCCGCTTGCTCCACCATCTCGCGGCTGCCAACGAACTTGCCGTCGCAGTACAGATCGATGCCGATGTACTCGCCTTCAGGATCGGCAGGCTGTGGCACGACATTCCCCGCGACGATTTCCGTATCGCTGTGGAACGCGAGCCGTACGCCCGCGGGCATCGCCGCACGCTCTCGCAGCGCGTCCGCCGGGAACAGCGCAAGCTCGTCATACGGCAAGCGCCACGGCATACGCCAGTCGTCCGTGTCATCAAAGGATATTGCGCCGTGCCAACCCAGCCGAGCGTCGTTCGGGCGAAGTTGCTGCGTCATCTGCGTGTCCTCCTGTCGTTACTTCAAGTACCAATTAACAGGATTTACAGGATAGGTAGGTGAATTCCCTCCCCCTTGATTGGGGGAAGGCATGATTCAGTATGGTTGCGCTTACGGCTGATTGCGGTTCAGGAAGGCGCGAACCTGCGCTATCGCTTGCGTTTTCGAGGCTTCGTCTTCCTTCCATGGGTAGGCGGTGCATTCGGCGTTTGGCGCGAGCGCGACCATCGCCATCGCGGGTTCAAGAGCGTGCGATGGCGTGTCGTCAGGCATCACCAGCAGCGGCGTCTCGCAGGTAGTCGCGAACTCGCGCGATACGGTGTACATAAAGTCCGGCTGGATGCGATACAGGTTGTGCAGGTACTGATGGACAATTTCCATCGTTACGTCATCGCGGTTGGCGCACAACTCGGGCCCCCAGACGTCGTGCCCGGAGTCGTACATGGCATCGGGCGTTTCAGTGGAATGCCCGACCGGCTGGCATAGCACAGCGGCGGCGATGCGTTCCGGCGCGCGCTCGATGAGCTTCATCGCGAACGGCCCGCCAATGCAAAAGCCCATGAAGGCGAACTTGTCTATGCCGAGATGGTCCATCAGTCCGAACTGGTCGTCCGCGAAGGCGCCCCAGGGGTCTTCGATCTGCACCGGCCCGGTGGATTCGCCGCCGTTCGCGTTGCGCTGATCCATCGTGATGCAGCGGAAGTCGTCCTTGAACTCGTCCATCGCGTTGAACACCTGCCCTGGCCAGCCCGCGATTGTGGAGTTCAGTCCTCCGCCCGGTGTAACCAGCAGTGGGAATCCCGAACCGGCCTCTTCATAGTGGATAGTAACGTCGCCCTTAGTATAAAACGGCATTTGCTCGCTCCCTATTGCTTTCAATTGCTTTCAGTATCGAAACCATTGGCAATTGTATCTTGACAACAGGGCGTGTCAAGTTAAAGCGCGACAAGTGAGACTGTAAGGACAACGGAAGTGGAAAATGGTGGGCGATAGAGGACTCGAACCTCTGACCTCTTGCGTGTAAAGCAAGCGCTCTAACCATCTGAGCTAATCGCCCGTGCGGTGCGCGCCATCGAGATGTGGCGGCCTGTGTGCGGGCGGAATTGCGGTTAAAGAAGGGAGTGGCGCGCTTGGCGGGACTCGAACCCACGACCTCAGCCTCCGCAGGGCTGCGCTCTATCCAACTGAGCTACAAGCGCTTGAAGTAGGGACTCCTGCTGGCGAATACGGAACTTGGTTCTGGTGCCGAAGGAGGGATTCGAACCCACACATCCGTAAGGATACTACGTCCTGAACGTAGCGCGTCTTCCGTTCCGCCACTTCGGCACGCTGCTGACACTTCGCCATCCGGTCATCTGCGTCAGATGGTGGGCGATGGAGGACTCGAACCTCCGACCTCTTGCGTGTGAAGCAAGCGCTCTAACCATCTGAGCTAACCGCCCTGGAAATACGCCGCGCGTCATCACCAGTCAAGCGAACTACTGAATTATAGCAGATTATCGACTTAGTGAGAATAGTGCCGTCAATTCGGATAGCGTTTCCATTCAGGTGGTTTGAATAAGAACCCCGTTCGTCCTGAGCCTGTCGAAGGACGAGAACTCGGGGCGCGTGGTTCGACAGAGCCTATGCTGAACTTGCTGAAGCGCTCACCACGAACGGTAGCAAAACACTCTTGAACACCTAGAAGGAAACGCCATCGTTTCAAGTTGAGATGTTGATTCGCCGTATGTTGTATGATACGCAATACTAGAATCATAAGAATTGCAACCACACAGCGGCAACAGGAGGAATCTCACTTGGCTAACTTGCGATTCGGCGCTTTTTTGGCGCCACACCATCCCATCGGCGAAAACCCTACGCTTCAGTTTCAGAGCAACCTTGAGCTGGTCGATCTGCTTGACCATCTTGGCTACGATGAGTTCTGGTGCGGCGAGCATCACTCTACGGGCTGGGAGATAATCGCATCCCCTGAGCTGTTCCTCGCTGCGGCGGCGGAACGCACGCAGCGCATCAAGCTCGGCACGGGCGTTGTCTCGCTGCCGTATCATCATCCCTTCATGGTGGCGCAGCGCATGGTGCAACTTGACCACCAGTCTCGCGGTCGCGTGATATTCGGATCAGGCCCCGGCGCACTTCCATCAGACGCCCACACGCTCGGCATAGACCCCATGCTGCTGCGCGACAGGCAGGACGAAGCAATGGGCATCATCCGCCGCCTCTTCGAGTCGCACGAGCGTTTCAGCTACGAATCCGAGTGGTTCAAGCTGCGAGATGCCAAGCTCCAACTCAAGCCACTGCAAAAGGACATGGAGTTCGCCGTTGCGTCAATCGTGAGCCCGTCCGGTATGACGCTTGCGGGCAAGCACCGCGCCGGAGTGCTCTCCATCGGTTCGCTGACACAGGACGGCATCAGAGCGCTGCCCCTGCAGTGGAGCTTTGCCGAAGAGTCCGCCGCCAAGCACGGCAACACGGTTGACCGCAAGAACTGGCGTATCGTGCTGAACTGGCACATCGCTGAGACGAGAAAGGAAGCGCGTGAACAGGCGAAGCACGGCTTGATGCGGCACAATAACGAATACACCATCGGCACGCTTGCCGGCGGCGTCGGCACCATCTACGATACTCCCGATGAAGCCGTGGACGGCGTCGCCTTCTCCGAGCTTAGCACCGCAGTCATTGGCACACCCGACGACCTCGTCGCCAGAATACGCGAAATGATGGAGATTACGGGCGGCTTCGGCTGCGTCATCGGGTTCGTCCATGACTGGGCGAATCGCGAGAACACGCGCAGAAGCTGGGACATGGTTGCCCGCTATGTCATCCCGCAGGTCAACGGCTTGCTGGACGACTACTTCGAGTCTCACAGGTTCGTAACCGATAACCGCGAGTATTGGGACAGGGCAGGCCAAGCCATCAGGACCAAGATTGACGAGAACACGCGCGCCGCAGAAGCGTTAGCCGTAGATGAAGCCGCAGGCAGAGAGGAAAGACTAACGGCGCGTTAGCGGTGAACCTCGATGCGGTAGGGAGCATCACGCGCCATTGCGATAGGATGGGTGCAAAATAATCCCAAGTCCCATACATCACACCCAATCAATCCCGATACACAACACACGACATATCCCATGAAAATCCACCTAATCGACGGCACCTACGAACTCTTCCGCGCCTATTTCGCCATGCCCAAGTCAACCGGTCCCGCCGATCAGCCGACCGGCGCGGCGCGTGGTCTATTGCAGACGCTGCTATCATTGCTGCGCCAAGACGATGTTACGCATATCGCCTGCGCCTTCGACAGTGAGATTTTATCGTTCAGGAACGACCTGTTCGCCGGCTACAAGACGGGCGAAGACACGCCGAAGGACTTGAGGGCGCAGTTCGAGCTGGCGGAGCGCGTGGCGAGTACGCTGGGGCTGGTCGTCTGGCGAATGATGGAGTTTGAGGCGGACGACGCCATAGCAACAGCGGCGTGCCGGTGGGCGGACGACCCCGCCGTGGAGCAGGTGGTGATGTGCTCGCCGGACAAAGACTTGGCGCAGGTCGTGCGCGGAAGCAATGTCGTGAGCCTAGACAGGCGGCGTGACCAAGTGATAGACGAAGCGGGTGTCATCGATAAGTTCGGCGTGTCGCCCGCGTCGATACCTGACTATCTCGCGCTAGTCGGAGACTCCGCGGACGGCATACCCGGCGTACCACGTTGGGGCGCCAAATCCACCGCGCAGGTGTTGCAACGCTACAAGCACATCGAAGAAATCCCCAACGATGCTAGCGAGTGGGACATCAAGGTGCGCGGCGGCAACACATTGGCGCGCAATCTGTCCGAGAAGCGGGAATTAGCGGCGCTGTACAAGCAACTCGCCACGCTGCGCCTTGATGTGCCAATCAGCGAATCGTTGCAATGCTTGGAGTGGCAAGGCGCAAGAAAGTCAGACTATC of the Chloroflexota bacterium genome contains:
- a CDS encoding ABC transporter ATP-binding protein, coding for MTQTANQPHNDNSDDRNTGSRALLQVEDLTMSYYTRQGEVRAVDGVSFSVERGQGFGLVGESGCGKSSIALSLLKILPESARISAGSIVLDGLDLVPLSEDEMREYRWARVSMVFQAAMNSLDPVYRVGEQIIEALEYHVESAPAASVERVRELYDLVNLDTAFIPRYPHEYSGGMKQRAIIAMALACEPDLIIADEPTTALDVIVQDRILREMKNVQRELDMGMIYISHDMAVIAEVSDVVGVMYAGKIVEFGSVSEIFNTPIHPYTRALMSAFPSVTGEKRELATLSGEPPNLLDPPSGCRFHPRCLYATEECATTAPPLVQVDEHWAYCWNPPGD
- a CDS encoding ABC transporter ATP-binding protein, which produces MTTLPRKSHSNDDSALLKAEGLTKLFPVESGNWLKRSHSFVHAVDGLNFELGRGDSLGLVGESGCGKTTTGRLLVRLTDPTDGHIIFDDGAGEPTDIATLSGKALKAFRRRAQMIFQDPYESMNPRRTIFDTVAEPLRTQGMGNHIDRMDAVSHMLEMVGLTPAHAFLFRHPHELSGGQRQRVAIARALVVEPAFVVADEPTSMLDVSVRTGVMRLMEDLAGRLGISYLYITHDLAVARYMCDRIAVMYLGKIVEIGETESVLQSPRHPYTRALLSAVPVPQPGVSRAPVSIKSGVSVPIDPPPRCRFYDRCPIADDFCRDNVHPPLEGEDAHLAACYKA
- a CDS encoding GDSL family lipase; translation: MTQQLRPNDARLGWHGAISFDDTDDWRMPWRLPYDELALFPADALRERAAMPAGVRLAFHSDTEIVAGNVVPQPADPEGEYIGIDLYCDGKFVGSREMVEQAEFRFDGLTVGDKLLELWLPQHAEFKLRSLTISDGASIRPYDDTRPKWVTYGSSITHCRAAGSPSNTWPAFAARERGLNLTCLGYGGNCHLEPMVARMMRDLPADFLSMKVGINIYGSDSLSPRTFQSAIIGFVQIVREKHPDTPFVVISSIYSPGREDTLNGVGFTLDDMREEAAAAVSAMQGRGDRNLHYVSGLELFNADLAHLLPDDLHPNAKGYKIMGQNFADKVAAKYFSLPA
- a CDS encoding alpha/beta fold hydrolase, with product MPFYTKGDVTIHYEEAGSGFPLLVTPGGGLNSTIAGWPGQVFNAMDEFKDDFRCITMDQRNANGGESTGPVQIEDPWGAFADDQFGLMDHLGIDKFAFMGFCIGGPFAMKLIERAPERIAAAVLCQPVGHSTETPDAMYDSGHDVWGPELCANRDDVTMEIVHQYLHNLYRIQPDFMYTVSREFATTCETPLLVMPDDTPSHALEPAMAMVALAPNAECTAYPWKEDEASKTQAIAQVRAFLNRNQP
- a CDS encoding LLM class flavin-dependent oxidoreductase, with amino-acid sequence MANLRFGAFLAPHHPIGENPTLQFQSNLELVDLLDHLGYDEFWCGEHHSTGWEIIASPELFLAAAAERTQRIKLGTGVVSLPYHHPFMVAQRMVQLDHQSRGRVIFGSGPGALPSDAHTLGIDPMLLRDRQDEAMGIIRRLFESHERFSYESEWFKLRDAKLQLKPLQKDMEFAVASIVSPSGMTLAGKHRAGVLSIGSLTQDGIRALPLQWSFAEESAAKHGNTVDRKNWRIVLNWHIAETRKEAREQAKHGLMRHNNEYTIGTLAGGVGTIYDTPDEAVDGVAFSELSTAVIGTPDDLVARIREMMEITGGFGCVIGFVHDWANRENTRRSWDMVARYVIPQVNGLLDDYFESHRFVTDNREYWDRAGQAIRTKIDENTRAAEALAVDEAAGREERLTAR
- a CDS encoding flap endonuclease — protein: MKIHLIDGTYELFRAYFAMPKSTGPADQPTGAARGLLQTLLSLLRQDDVTHIACAFDSEILSFRNDLFAGYKTGEDTPKDLRAQFELAERVASTLGLVVWRMMEFEADDAIATAACRWADDPAVEQVVMCSPDKDLAQVVRGSNVVSLDRRRDQVIDEAGVIDKFGVSPASIPDYLALVGDSADGIPGVPRWGAKSTAQVLQRYKHIEEIPNDASEWDIKVRGGNTLARNLSEKRELAALYKQLATLRLDVPISESLQCLEWQGARKSDYQALCVECGFDRFIDSPHKWQEDGATS